The segment CCGCCTTCGCGTATGGATGCGAGAACTCGGCGCAGGTCGACTGCGAACTGGGGTAGTTGCTCTCTGGCCGCGGTGTGCAGTATCTCGAGGTCGACGGACCAGTAGCCGTGGACGATCCGGTTACGTAGCCGGACGGGCTGCTTCCAGGCGATGTCGGGAAAGCTCTTGGTGATCTCGTCGGAGAGCTGACTGGCGGCTTCGCCGAGCACGGTGAAGTTCCACAGGAGTGCGTCGCGACGTTGGCGGTCCGCCTCCAGAGCGCCGACGGTGATCCCGTCGGTGAGTTTCCGCACCTG is part of the Parafrankia discariae genome and harbors:
- a CDS encoding HepT-like ribonuclease domain-containing protein, with protein sequence MIEAADQVRKLTDGITVGALEADRQRRDALLWNFTVLGEAASQLSDEITKSFPDIAWKQPVRLRNRIVHGYWSVDLEILHTAAREQLPQFAVDLRRVLASIREGG